From a single Leishmania braziliensis MHOM/BR/75/M2904 complete genome, chromosome 28 genomic region:
- a CDS encoding putative eukaryotic translation initiation factor, whose translation MDMLMKLLPYMDKHLALGLLNHYAQNGEDVQDSMIKLIETTGLNADGSIKAETEEMMAKATAAAQPALKEFFDPSEDDHSTYQFKLTETEIGERRTQGELSHEFLSEKKGITAAVMNAVYRLAYLYYDTGAYGDASELLALCQCVSGYDSLRSDTILWGKLMSDIGAVNWQSAMRIAEEIRRLHNASEEDLFGAPNTTTVRARVWLLHWVLFPFFKGGLQYSLQLLYFIFDHRHDQTYRKTVETVCPHYLRYICAAVLLHRSRYSNFVSAAELVESIYEYSDAITQLVNLIQKASFEDAIALLPEVRRVIREDYFLADYEEELIENAKRMIFSKYMSLHSVVSISYVAEQLDMSKADAEVWLVNLISESVKHRAKIDSVNEQLNVEPQTRSLESLIYDKLDAVLR comes from the coding sequence ATGGACATGCTAATGAAGTTGTTGCCCTACATGGATAAACACCTTGCCCTGGGTCTGCTGAACCACTACGCGCAGAACGGCGAGGATGTGCAAGATTCTATGATAAAGCTGATCGAGACGACCGGACTGAATGCTGATGGCAGCATCAAGGCAGAGACGGAGGAGATGATGGCCAAAGCGACCGCAGCCGCCCAACCGGCGCTGAAGGAGTTCTTCGACCCATCTGAGGACGACCACTCCACGTACCAGTTTAAGCTTACTGAGACCGAGATAGGCGAGCGTCGTACGCAGGGTGAGCTGTCGCATGAGTTCCTTTCCGAGAAAAAGGGCATCACGGCGGCGGTCATGAATGCTGTGTACAGGCTTGCATACCTCTACTACGACACTGGTGCCTACGGCGACGCCTCagagctgctggcgctgtgccagTGTGTGAGTGGCTACGACAGCCTCCGCTCAGATACGATTTTGTGGGGTAAGCTGATGAGTGACATCGGGGCTGTCAACTGGCAGTCGGCAATGCGTATCGCGGAGGAGATTCGGCGCCTGCACAACGCCAGCGAGGAGGACCTCTTCGGTGCCCCGAACACCACCACGgtacgtgcgcgcgtgtggtTGCTGCACTGGGTGCTCTTCCCGTTCTTCAAGGGCGGTCTGCAGTACtcgttgcagctgctgtaCTTTATCTTCGATCACCGCCACGATCAGACGTACCGCAAGACCGTTGAGACGGTATGCCCGCACTACCTACGGTACATCTGCGCGGCTGTCCTCCTGCACCGGAGTCGTTACAGCAACTTTGTTAGTGCCGCAGAGCTGGTGGAGTCCATCTACGAGTACTCGGACGCCATTACCCAGCTGGTGAACCTCATTCAGAAGGCGTCCTTCGAGGACGCCATAGCGCTTCTGCCGGAGGTGCGGCGTGTGATCAGGGAGGACTACTTCCTTGCCGACTACGAGGAAGAGCTCATTGAGAACGCAAAGCGCATGATCTTCAGCAAGTACATGTCACTGCACTCCGTTGTCTCCATCTCCTacgtggcggagcagctggacATGTCcaaggcggatgccgaggtaTGGTTGGTCAACCTTATCAGCGAGTCCGTGAAGCACCGCGCGAAGATCGACTCAGTGAACGAGCAGCTGAACGTGGAGCCGCAGACGCGTTCGCTGGAGTCGCTCATCTACGACAAGCTGGACGCCGTTCTACGTTAA